AATGTCGAAGAGTGAACCGGGACTCACCGAGTTGACGGAGTATTGTGACGACTGTGGGCGACGGACGCCTCACAACGTCTCTATCGAACTGAAGACAGAGAGCTCGAAGCAGACGAACCAGGAGTTCTCGCGCGAACCGTACCGCGTCACCGAGTGCGCGTCGTGCGGCGACGAGAGCTTCCAGCGGATGAACGACGCGTGAACGACGACGCGTCCGTCTCGTCCGGCGACCGCTCGCCCCCGAACCCGCTAGGCAGACGGGTGACCCCGCGGGGCGAATCCGACCGTTCGGCAGAGTGAATCAGGAAATCCATGACCGTAACTTCCGCTGACGTGCCCTCGGAGCGACCCACCGTCCTCATCGCGGACGACGAGGCCGCCCTCACCGACAGCATGGCCGTATGGCTGTCCGACCACTACCGAGTGCGGACGGCGTACACCGGCCACGAGGCGCTCAGAGAGTTCGACCCGACCGTCGACGTGGTCCTCTTGGACCGGCACATGCCCGGTCTCTCGGGAGAGCGGGTCATGGAGGAACTGAACGAGACGGACGTGGAACCGCGCGTCGCACTGCTGACCGCGACGAGCGCGGACGACTTCGGGCCGGAACTGGAGGAACTCGGTTTCGACGACCTCCTCACGAAGCCCATCTCCCGGGACGAGCTTCTCGAAGCCGTCTCGGCGCTGGCGTCGTCGGCCTCCGAACCCGCGCGACGCTGACGCGACGACTGCGAATCTCGACTCTCCCCGACGGTGCCCCCGCCGTCGAACCCGACGCTACCGCGAACGTGTGGTGGCCCTGATTCTCCCCGCTCTCGCGCCGACGAGCGACGCCTCTCGACGGGAAAGGTCCGAGTGAGGTGAGGTTACTGTTAGTAACTGTCAGTCGTCAGTTGTTCGTCACGCGGCGCTTCTCGGTCGCCGTCGACTCCGCCGTCTCCTCGAAGAACGTCTCCATCAGTTTCCGCTCGCCCGAGCGGAGGTGCTCGTGGAACGTCGGCGCGGAGATGCCGAGCGACTCGGCCACCTCCTCGGCCGTGCTCCCGCGCGGCCAGTCGAAGTAGCCCGAGACGAACGCCGTCTCCAGCACGTCGTGCTGTCTGCTCGTGAGTTTGTCCTCCAGTTCGCGCTTGAACGTCTCCGTCGACTGGACCGACTGCTCGACCTCGCGCTTGGCGACGACTTCGATGGCGGGGAACGCGGAGCGCACCGTGTCGCTCAGGACGCGCAGGTCCGCGTCGGGCGAGACGGTGACCGCGAGCGACCCGGCGCCGTTCGTCGCGGTGAGCGTGTTGACGCTGGCCCCGAACTCGATCAGCGGACCCAGCACCGTCGACCCGGTGATGCGCACCTCGAACATGGACTCCTCGGGACCGTCCGTGATGGTCCGAGCGTTCTCGACGGACTCGTGCGTGGTGAGATACTCCAGTATCGCCTCGGTGTCGGCGCCCTCGGTGCTCAGATAACAGGAGACGCCGCCGTCCGCGGCGGGCGAGAACCCCTGGAGCGTGACGCGGCAGTCCGCGACCGCCGAGAGGTCGACGAACAGGTCGTCTCTGTCCTCGTGTGAGAACTCCAGTTCGACCGCGGTGTCGCTGTAGAGGAGACGCTTGGATTCGGCGGCGTTGATGCCGTGACCGATGGTCGCGCCGAGTTCCTCGAACACCGTCCGGTCGTCGTCGCCGAGCGACGCCCCCCGGTCGGTGTAGACGACGAGGGCGCCGTAGGCGGTGTCGCGGTACGCGATGGGGACGACGACGGCCGAGAGGCTCTCGCGGTCGAGGTCCGGCGGGGCCGCCCCGTTCGACTCGAACACCGCCGCGAAGTGGTCGGCGCTCACGTCGTCGACCAACTGGACCCGCCGCTCCTGCAGGGCCGCGCGGACGACGGGCGTGACCGCCTCCGCCGTGCCGTTGAGCCGCGGCGGCGCGACGCCCGAGGAGGTCCGGCAGGTGACCGCGTTCACGGCGTCGCTGTAGCGGGCGACCCACGCGGCGGCGTAGGCGTCGAACGACGCCAGCGACTCGCAGACGGTCTCCTCTATCTCCTCGCGGGTCGTCGCGTCGACGAGCGCCCGGTCGACCTCTCTCAGTAAGTCGTTGATGTGGTGCAGTCGGTCGAGTTGCCGCTGTCGCTTCTCGATTTCGTCGGCCTGACCCTTCCGGACCGCCTCGACCTGTTCGCGGAGTTCGCTCAGGACCTCCGGGTCGCGCAGGTCGTCGAGGTCGCGCGTCTCGAGGGCTTCCTCCGTCGATTCGAGCGCGAAGAACTCCCGCACCTCCTCGTCGAAGTCCGAGCGCACGACGAGTTCGTCGACGGCCTCGCGGACGTCCGTCTTCGTCACCGGCTTCACGAGGTAGTCGTCGAACGGCATGTCGACGATGTCGGTGTCGGGTTCGACCGCGGTCATCATCGCCACGTGGCAGTCGAGGCCGCGGTCGCGGAGGGCTTCGAGCACGTCGTCGCCCGAGAGGTTGGGCATCCGACGGTCCAGGAGGACCACGTCGACCGTCTCGTCGACTTGGTCCAGGGCGTCCTCGCCGCCGTACGCGACTCGGACGTCGTAGTCGTCCCGGAGCCAGTATTCGCAGGTGTCCGCCAGGTCCTCGTCGTCGTCGACGACCAGGACGACGGGCGTCGCTGAGCGACCGTCCTTCTCCTCACCCAGCGAGCGTTCGGTGGACATGCTGATAACTTTTCGAACTGCCCCCACAGATATATATCTGGCCCCTTGGCGGTCGAATTTATCCGCCGTGGAACACTAACGAACGTAAAGAACGCGCCGGATTCGGTTCACACCGTCTGGAGCACGATGGTGAAGACGGCGCCCGTGGGGTCGTTGTCGCTCACGTCGATAGTGCCGCCGTAACTGTCGACGAGTTCCTTCACGAGGTAGAGGCCGAACCCGCTGCCGGGCGTCGAGAGCCCCTCGACGCCCTTCTCGACGATGTGGCGTTTCTCCTTGTCGGGGACGCCCGGGCCGTTGTCCTCGATTCGGACGGCGACCATGCCGTCGCTGCACTCCTCGACGTCGACGGCGACCCGCGGGACGGCCTTGTCGTTGTGCTGGACGGCGTTCGTGAGGAGGTTCTCGAACACCTGCGGCAGCAGGTCGTCGGCGAGGACGTCCACGTCCGGGATGGGTCGCTCCGTCGAGACGACGACGTGTTCGTTGTCGTCGTCGATGCGTTCGAGTTCGCGCACGAGCGTCTTCCCGAGCGGTTTCGGTTCCAGTTCGTGCGCCTCGCTGTGGACGATGGCCTTCGTGAACGAGCGCATCGTCTCCACGAGGTCGACCATCTCCTCGATGCGACCGCGCACCGTCGAGAGGTGCGTCCGGCCCGGTTCGTCGACGAAGTCCTCCAGAATCTCCGCCCGCGCGCTGACGACGTTGAGGCCGTTGAGGAGGTTGTGCCGGAGGATGCGGTTCATGAACTCCAGTCGCTCGCGCTCCTGTCTGAGTTCGCGTTCGCGCTGCTTACGTTCCGTGATGTCGCGGCCCTCGGGGACCAGGAGGACGACTTCGCCCATCTCGTCGGTGACGGGCGTGATGGAGAAGTCGAGGACGAGTTCCTCGCCCGTCCGCGGGTCCGCCCCGGTTGCCTCGTAGCGGACGAACTCGCCGGCGGCGGCCCACCTGATGGCGTCTCTCAGGCCGGCGATGGTGTCCTCGCTCGCGTCCCACCACGGCGCCTCCCAGAACCGCTTGCCGATGAGTTCCTCGCGGTCGGTGCCCGCGAACTCCGTGGCGGCGTCGTTCACCTTCACCACCGTCCCGTCGGGGTCCATCAGCCCCATGAACTGGAAGGTGCGGTTGAACACGGCGTCGAGGCGGCGTTCGCGGCGCTTCCGGTCGGTCATGTCGCGGACGACCTTCACGAACCCTCGGCAGGCGCCGCCGTCGCCGGTCAGGGCGGTGATCGACACCAGCGCCCAGAAGCGCGTGCCGTCCTTGCGAACGCGCCACCCTTCGGTCTTCACCTGTCCCTCCGTGCGCGCCCGTTCGAGCAGTTCCGAAGGGTAGCCGTCCTCGGTGTCCTCGGGGTAGAATATCGAGAAATGCTTGCCGAGCACCTCCGACTCCTCGTACCCCTTTATCTCCTCGGCGCCGCGGTTCCAACTGGCGACGTGGCCGTCGGGGTCGAGTCGGAAGATGGAGTACTCCTCAACGTCCTTCACGAACGTGCTGAACTCCTCTCGGCGGCGCTTCAGTTCGCGCTCCTCCCGTCTGCGCTCGACGGTGTCGATGGCGTGGGCGACGGCGTCGCCGAGTTGCTGAAGCGGGTCCTTCGGCCCGTCCTCGCCGCCGAACGCGCCCTCCCGTTCGGAGTAGAGGACGAGGACGCCGTAGTTCGATCCGCGATACTCCAGCGGAACGCAGACGCAGGACTCGAACCCGCGTTCGAGGGCCGCCTCGCGCCACGGGCCCCACGCGTCGTCCGACTCGATGTTCGCCGTTATCTGCACCTCGTTCCGCCTGATCGCCCGGCCGACCGGTCCCCGTCCGGTCGCCTCCTCGGCGTCGATAGAGAACGACGACTCCGAGAGGTAGCCGTGCTCGGCGCCGGCCCACGCCGAGGGAACGACGGTATCGCCGTCGATGCGACCGATCCACGCGAACGTCAGCGGCGTCGTCTCGACCAGCCGACTGCACACCAACTGCTCGACGTGCGCCCGCGAGATGGCGTCCTCGCTGGCGCCGCTCACCTCGGTGATGACCTGCGTGAACGTCTCCAGGATGTCGAGGCGGTCCCGCTGGCGTTCCAGGCGCTCCTCGCGGCGCCGCCGGTCCGTCACGTCGTTGAAGTAGACGGTGACGCTCCCGTCGGCGGGGTAGACGTCCGCCTCGAACCACTTCTGTAGGGGGGCGTAGTAGTCGGTGAACGTCGTCGGTTTCCCCTCGGCGAACGCGCGTTCGCACTCCCCGAGGAACGGCGCCGCCTCCGCGTCCGGGAAGGCGTCCGCGACCGCCGCGCCGACCAACTCGTCCCGCCCGCGGTCCAACAGCGCCGCCGCCTTCTCGTTCAGATAGGTGAATCGGTAGTCGGCGTCGACGGTGAACACCGCGTCCGAGACGCGTTCGAGGTGCTCGCGCACGTCCGTCTCGAACTCGCCCGCCGACCGTCTCGTAGAGTCCTCCATGGTTGTCGCCGCGCCCCGCGGACCGCGCGCCGGGGCGCCGTTGCTTGTATGGTGTCCTCGGCCGAAACATATACCCCTTTCCCAATCCCACGGCGCCGCCCTAACCACGTAGGACGGCGAGTTAGGAGCGCTCTCGGATTATCAAAGAAAGAGAATGTCAAAGCGAATCTTAACGTTCGACGAGTCAACCGCCCCGCACTCCGTTCCGGTCCCCGACCAGGTGGTTCCCGATGCCTAAGTGCCGAAACTGCGAGTCGTTCGTGACGAGAGACTACGTCCGGGTGTTCGCCCCCGACGGCACCGACGACCCGCGCGTCTGCCCCCACTGCGAGGACAAACTGCGCGACGGCGGCGACGTCCGCGAGGCGCGGACGAGGCGTCTCTCCTCCTGAGGCGGGCGGCGGACGGCGGGCGGACCGCGCCTCCGCACGCCGCGCCCGCCGCCGTTCTCTTCCCCGCACACGGGCGGGAAACTTACCCGCTCCGAGCCCCTAGGTCGCTCGGATGAAGAAGAACGAACTGGTCCATCTGCACGCCCTCCTAACGTGCGTGGCCGAGGACTTCGTCGACCGCGGCCTCGTCGACGCCGAGGCGTTCGCGTCGTACCGCGCGCTCGGTATCTCCGCCCGGTCGCTCCGCGCCTCGCGCGAGGACCACCAGACGGCCGTCCGCCTCCTCGCCGAGGCGCTCTCGGCGGCGGCCGCCGAGGACGCCGAGGACCCCGACCGCGGGGCCGCGGGCGATACGCATCTCTCGCCGCGATAACCGCCGCTCCGACCCGGAGCGGTATCGTCGCAGTCGAGGCCGGCCGCCGGGCCGCCTCCGAACCCGACGACGGAGACGAGGAACCTACAAGACCGGCCGC
This Halogeometricum sp. S3BR5-2 DNA region includes the following protein-coding sequences:
- a CDS encoding response regulator transcription factor; the encoded protein is MTVTSADVPSERPTVLIADDEAALTDSMAVWLSDHYRVRTAYTGHEALREFDPTVDVVLLDRHMPGLSGERVMEELNETDVEPRVALLTATSADDFGPELEELGFDDLLTKPISRDELLEAVSALASSASEPARR
- a CDS encoding bacterio-opsin activator domain-containing protein; this encodes MSTERSLGEEKDGRSATPVVLVVDDDEDLADTCEYWLRDDYDVRVAYGGEDALDQVDETVDVVLLDRRMPNLSGDDVLEALRDRGLDCHVAMMTAVEPDTDIVDMPFDDYLVKPVTKTDVREAVDELVVRSDFDEEVREFFALESTEEALETRDLDDLRDPEVLSELREQVEAVRKGQADEIEKRQRQLDRLHHINDLLREVDRALVDATTREEIEETVCESLASFDAYAAAWVARYSDAVNAVTCRTSSGVAPPRLNGTAEAVTPVVRAALQERRVQLVDDVSADHFAAVFESNGAAPPDLDRESLSAVVVPIAYRDTAYGALVVYTDRGASLGDDDRTVFEELGATIGHGINAAESKRLLYSDTAVELEFSHEDRDDLFVDLSAVADCRVTLQGFSPAADGGVSCYLSTEGADTEAILEYLTTHESVENARTITDGPEESMFEVRITGSTVLGPLIEFGASVNTLTATNGAGSLAVTVSPDADLRVLSDTVRSAFPAIEVVAKREVEQSVQSTETFKRELEDKLTSRQHDVLETAFVSGYFDWPRGSTAEEVAESLGISAPTFHEHLRSGERKLMETFFEETAESTATEKRRVTNN
- a CDS encoding PAS domain S-box protein: MEDSTRRSAGEFETDVREHLERVSDAVFTVDADYRFTYLNEKAAALLDRGRDELVGAAVADAFPDAEAAPFLGECERAFAEGKPTTFTDYYAPLQKWFEADVYPADGSVTVYFNDVTDRRRREERLERQRDRLDILETFTQVITEVSGASEDAISRAHVEQLVCSRLVETTPLTFAWIGRIDGDTVVPSAWAGAEHGYLSESSFSIDAEEATGRGPVGRAIRRNEVQITANIESDDAWGPWREAALERGFESCVCVPLEYRGSNYGVLVLYSEREGAFGGEDGPKDPLQQLGDAVAHAIDTVERRREERELKRRREEFSTFVKDVEEYSIFRLDPDGHVASWNRGAEEIKGYEESEVLGKHFSIFYPEDTEDGYPSELLERARTEGQVKTEGWRVRKDGTRFWALVSITALTGDGGACRGFVKVVRDMTDRKRRERRLDAVFNRTFQFMGLMDPDGTVVKVNDAATEFAGTDREELIGKRFWEAPWWDASEDTIAGLRDAIRWAAAGEFVRYEATGADPRTGEELVLDFSITPVTDEMGEVVLLVPEGRDITERKQRERELRQERERLEFMNRILRHNLLNGLNVVSARAEILEDFVDEPGRTHLSTVRGRIEEMVDLVETMRSFTKAIVHSEAHELEPKPLGKTLVRELERIDDDNEHVVVSTERPIPDVDVLADDLLPQVFENLLTNAVQHNDKAVPRVAVDVEECSDGMVAVRIEDNGPGVPDKEKRHIVEKGVEGLSTPGSGFGLYLVKELVDSYGGTIDVSDNDPTGAVFTIVLQTV
- a CDS encoding DUF7563 family protein translates to MPKCRNCESFVTRDYVRVFAPDGTDDPRVCPHCEDKLRDGGDVREARTRRLSS
- a CDS encoding UPF0058 family protein, whose protein sequence is MKKNELVHLHALLTCVAEDFVDRGLVDAEAFASYRALGISARSLRASREDHQTAVRLLAEALSAAAAEDAEDPDRGAAGDTHLSPR